Sequence from the Catenuloplanes indicus genome:
GGAGTCGCGGATCGCCTTCCCGGAGCGGAACACGGTCGCGGAGATCCACGGCAACCTGGGTGACGTCGCGGCCGGGTTCGACGAGGCCGACGTGATCTACGAGCAGATCTTCCACACCCAGCGGGTGCAGCACGCGGCGCTGGAGACGCACGGCTGCGTGGCCTGGGTGGACGAGCACGGCGCGCTCACCGTGCGGACCAGCACGCAGGTGCCGTTCCTGACCCGGCAGGCGCTCTGTGCGGTGTTCAACCTGCCGCCGGAGCACGTGCGGGTGCTCACCGTGCGGGTCGGCGGCGGCTTCGGCGGCAAACAGGAGATGCTGGTCGAGGACGTCGCCGCGCTGGCCGCGCTGCGGCTGGGCCGGCCGGTGCAACTGGAGCTGACCCGCGAGGAGCAGTTCACCGGCACGACCAGCCGGCACCCGATGGCCATCTGGGTACGTGCCGGTGCACGCGAGGACGGCACGCTGACCGCGCTGCAGCTGCGCGTGGTGTCGGACACCGGGGCGTACGCGAACCACGCGGTGGGCGTGCTGCACCACGGCTGCGGCGAGTCGGTCGCGGTCTACCGCTGCCCGAACAAGAAGGTCGACGCGTACGCGGTCTACACCAACACGGTCCCGGCCGGTGCGTTCCGCGGGTACGGGCTGAGCCAGACCATCTTCGCGATCGAGTCCGCGATGGACGAGCTGGCCCGGCTGCTGCACCTGGACCCGATCGCGTTCCGGGAGCGCAACGTGGTCCGGCCCGGCGACCCGATGGTCTCGGTCAGCAACGAGCTGGACGACGTGGAGTACGGCAGCTACGGCCTCGACCAGTGCCTGACCCTGGTCCGCGACGCGCTGGCGGACGCGCCCGAACCCGCGCCCGGGCCGGGCTGGCTGACCGGCGACGGCGTGGCGCTCGCGCTGATCAACACGATCCCGCCGCGCGGGCACCACGCGGAGGCGGACCTGCGGCTGCTGGAGGACGGCACGTACCAGCTGATGGTCGGCACCACGGAGTTCGGCAACGGCACCTCGACCGTGCACGTCCAGCTCGCCGCGACCGCGCTGAACACCACGCCGGACCGGGTGGCGATCGCGCAGTCGGACACCGCGCTGGTCGCACACGACACCGGCGCGTACGGCTCGACCGGCATCGTGGTGGCCGGCAAGGCGACGCTGCTGGCCGCTGAGGCGCTGCGCGACCGGCTGCGGGCCGCGGCCGCGGTGCTGACCACGCTGGAGCCGGCGGAGTGCGAGCTGACCGCGGACGGCGTGGTCTGCGGCGACGGGACCATGCTGGGACTGCCGGAGCTGTACCGGCGCGCGGCGGAGGGCGGGCTGCCGGTCGCGGCGCACGCACGCTCCGACGGGACGCCGCGTTCGGTCGCGTTCAACGTGCACGGCTTCCGGGTCGCGGTGCACCCGCGTACCGGCGAGATCAAGATCTTGAAGAGCGTGCAGGCCGCGGACGCCGGCGTGGTGATGAACCCGATGCAACTGGTCGGGCAGATCGAGGGCGGCGTGGCGCAGGCGATCGGCGCGGCGGTCTACGAGGAGATGCGGATCGACGCGGGCGGGCACGTGGTCAACCCGGCGCTGCGCGGCTACCACGTGCCGCAGTTCGCGGACGTGCCGCACACCCAGGTGCTGGTGGCGAAGACCGAGGACGCGCTCGGCCCGCTGGGCGCGAAGTCGATGAGCGAGAGCCCGTTCAACCCGGTCGCGCCCGCGCTGGCGAACGCGCTCCGGGACGCGACCGGCGTACGGCTGACGTCGCTGCCGCTGGGCCGGGACCGGGTGTGGGAGGCGCTCGCGCTGGCCGGCGTGACCGCGGACGACCCGGCCGGTGGACCCGCACACGCGGTCTCGGTACTGGCCGGGCTGCCCGAGGAGACGGCGGTGGAGCGACGATGACGGACCGGCGGTTCCTGGACCAGGCGGTGGCGGCCGCGGTGGCGAACGTCGGCACCGGCGGCGGCCCGTTCGGCGCGCTGGTGGTGCGCGGCGGCGAGGTGGTCGCGACCGGCGTCAACCAGGTCACCATCACGCTCGACCCGACCGCGCACGCGGAGGTGGTGGCGATCCGGGCCGCCTGCCGCGCGCTCGGCACGTTCAAGCTGGACGGGTGCGTGCTGGTCAGCTCGTGCGAGCCGTGCCCGCTGTGCCTGGCCGCCGCGCTGTGGGCCCGGGTGGACCGGGTGGTCTACGCGGCGGACCGGCACGACGCGGCGGACGCGGGCTTCGACGACCGCGCGTTCTACGACCTGTTCGCCCGGCCGCGCGCGGAGTGGCAGGTGCCGGTGGTCCAGGCGGACGCGACCGACCGGGTGGCGCCGTTCACCGCGTGGGCGAACCGGGCGGACCGGGTGGATTACTGACCGGACGGCCCCGTCATGGCTTCGCGACGGTGCCGGACGTCGCCGCCAGCGCGCGGCCGGGCCGGGTCGCGGCGCAGGACCACCACGTACTCGCTGCGGGCCGCGTCGAGCAGGCCCAGGCTGAGCGCGCGGACCAGGCCGCGGACCAGCGCCCAGCGCCGGCCGGTGATGCGCAGCCGCCGGCGGAACCGGGCCTGCTTCTCGTCCTCGAAGTAGCCCTCGAAGACCGGTGCCAGACCGTGCCGGGCGACCAGCGCCGCGATCGCGGCCGGTGCGATGGTGCGGCGCAGCGTGGTCGGGTACGGGCCGTAGCCGGGCTTGCCCGCGTTCGGGAAGCCGAGCACCCGGCGGCGGAACCAGACGTGGAACGCGTGCGGCGTGAGCTTGGTGAACAGCGACTTCGGGCTCCACAGGTGCGGCACCGCGAGCACCACCAGGCCACCCGGCGCGATCATCCGGGCGAACCGGGCGATCAGCTCCTCGGGCCGTTCGACGTGCTCCAGCACGTACCAGCAGGTGATCAGGTCGAACGAGTCCGGCGGCGCCGCGTAGTCGTGCAGGTCGCCGACCACGCGCTCGTGCAGCCGCGGGTTCAGGTGCATCGCGGTGTCGTCGGTGTCCACGCCGACGATGTACGCGTCCTCCGGCACGTCCAGGCGGATGCGCTTGCCGGCACCGGCCTCCAGCGCGCGCAGCGGTGCCCCGGCCGGCGCCCGGAGCAGCGCGGTCACCGTGCGCTGGAGCGCGGCCGTGACCTCACCGGGGGTGCCGAGGACGGGATCGGCACCCCAGCTGACCCGTGGCCTCTTGTCCGATTGTTCCGACATAAAGGCATTATTCAGATTTGGCGAGCAGGGTCCGGTGTGCCGCGCCGGAACGTCAGTCGAGCGGACGCTTGAAGTGGTAGCGGTGGACCTCGGTGGTGCCCTGCAGATTGTTCACGTCCTCGGAGGCGGAGATCATCTCCCACCCGGCTGCGCCCGCCTGGTTGAGCTGCGAGATCACGGCGGTGCCGTACATCGTCACGTCCTGCACCGTGCCGTCCGGCGCGTACCAGGCGAAGCTGATGACCCACTGGCCGCCGTCCGGCACACGGCGGCGGATGAGCAACGCGTACTCCCACTTGACCATGTGGACATTATGCGGACCGAATCACCCGATCGGTGATACCCGGCACGGACCGGACGCACGCGGATGTGCGTGAAACGAAAAGCTGAAGACGACCGGCAGGGTGCCGAATGGGAGCGTGACGGGTGCTTTTCCGCCGCCCGGTTGACGTCCCGCTGGAGGCACGGCCGCGATGGTCCTGGTCGACGAGGTGCTCTACGAGAGTGACCGCACCCTCGTGACGCGCCGGGTCACCGCCGGGGTCGTGGTCAAGCGACTGCGCGGGCCCGGCGCGGAGGCGCGAGCCCGGCACGAGCGCGCGATGCTGACCCGGGCGGCCGGCGTACCGGGCGTGCCGGCGCTGGCCGAGAGCGGCGACGACGACACACTGGTGCTGGTGGACCCGGGCGGCGGCCGGACGCTCGGCGCCGCGCTCGCGGACGGCCCGCTGCCGGTGACGGACGCGCTCCGGCTCGCCACCGGGCTGGCCGGGACGCTGGCCGGACTGCATCGGCGCGGGCTGCTGCACCGCGACATCACACCGGCGAACGTGTTGCTCGGCCCGGACGGCACCACCACGCTGATCGACTTCGGACTGGCCACCGCGCAGGTGGAAGGGCCGGACGCGGGCCGGCTGATCGGCACGCTCGCCTACGTGGCGCCGGAGCAGACCGGGCGCACCGGGCGGGGTGTGGATCAGCGGGCCGACCTGTACGGGCTGGGCGCCACGCTGTATGCCGCGCTGACCGGCCAGGCCCCGTTCCCGGAGGACGACCCGCTGCGGCTGGTGCACGCCATCCTGGTCGCGGTGCCGGAGGAACCGGCCGTACGGAACGAGAACGTGCCGATCGTGCTCTCCGCGATCGTGATGCGCCTGCTGGAGAAGGAGCCGGACCATCGCTACCAGAGCGCGGAAGGGCTGGCGCACGACCTGGACCGGGTCGCGGCCCGCCGGCTCACCGGCTTCACGCTCGGCGAGCGAGACTTCCCGGCGCGACTGGTCGCACCGCCGCGCCCGGTCGGCCGGGCCGCGGAGCTGGCGGCGCTGCGCACGGCCGTGACCACGGGCGTGCCGCTGGTGACGATCGGCGGCCCGCCCGGGATCGGCCGGAGCAGCCTGCTCGCCGAGATCCGGCCGCTGGCCGAGGACGCGGGTGCGCGGTTCGTCAGCGGGCGATGCGATTCGCGGCTGGCCGGCGGCGACGGCGACGGGCTGCGCGAGGCGTTCCGCGCGCTCGGCGGGCTGCTGCTGACCGAGCCGGAGACGGTGCTGGCCGCGACGCGGGACCGGCTGCGGGAGGGAACGGGCGAGAACGCGCCGCTGATCACGACGCTGGTGCCGGAGTTCGGGCTGATCCTGGGCCTCGATCCGGGGCCGGAGCCGGGGGCGGTCGATCCCGCGCAGGTGGAGAACCGGCTGGTGCAGACGACGGCCGCGGTGCTACGGGCGGTGGCCTCCCCCGCGTACCCGCTGGTGCTCGCGCTCGACGACGTCGATCTGGCGCCGCAGATCGCGGCCCGCTCGATCGAGGCGGTGGTGGCCGCGGATCCGGTCCCGGGCGTGACGCTGGTGGTCACGCACCGCGCCGTGGGCCCGGTGTTCGCCGAGGCCGGCGGCGACGCGCTCCGGCTGCGGCTCGGCGGGCTGACGCCGGACGCGGTCACCCGGTTGATCACGGAGGTCCTGCGCGCGCCGGTGGCTGACCCGGCCGGTCTCGCCGCCGCCGTGCACGAACGCACCGGCGGGCACCCCGCGGAGACACTGGCGCTGCTCAACGAGCTGCGGGCGACCGGGACGCTGCGGATCGGCACGGACGGCTGGACCTGGGACGCGGACGCGCTGCGCCGGCACCTCGGCGAGGGCGACGCGGGGGAACGGTTGGCGACCCGGATCCGCGCGCTGCCCGAACCGGCTCAGGAGTTGCTGACCGCGACTGTCTGCCTGGGTGGCGACGCCGCACCGGAGCTGCTCGGCGCCGTGAGCGGGCGGCCGGCCGGCGCGGTGCTGGACGCGCTGGCACCCGCGCTGGACGACGGGCTGGCCGCGTTCGCCGGCGAGTCCGTGCGGATCCCGCACGAACGGGTGCGGGACGCGCTGCGCCACGGCGCGGTCGTGGCCCGAACCGGGATCGCGCGGCGGCTGGCGGCCAGCCCCGCGTACCGGCCGGCGGCAGCCGCGCTGCTGCTCGATGCGGAGCCGCTGACCGGCGCGGACGACCGCGCGCTGGCCGGGCCGCTGTTCGCGGAGGCGGCGGCCGCGCTGCGGATTCTCGACCCGGAACGCACCGAGCGGTTCCTGTCCGCGGCGCTGCGCGTGGACGGCGGCACCGACCGGAACGCGCTGCTGATGCTGCACGTCGAGCGGCACGCCGCGCTCTGCCGGCTGGGACGGTCGACCGAGGCCGACGAGGAGTACCGGTACATCGAGACCAACTGCCCGGACCCGATCGGCCGGGTGCCCAGCGCATGCGTGCAGATCGGCTCACTGAACGGCCGCGTCCGGTTCGCGGACGCGCTGGACCTGGGCAGCGACCTGCTCGGCCGGATCGGGGTGCCGGTCGTGCGCGAGCCCGGGGAGCTGCGCGCGCTGGCCGACACCGGTATGGCGCGGCTGGCCGAGTGGGCGGCGGCACTGCCGGAGACCGGCGACCCCCGCCCGGAGAACCGGGATCGCGCGCATCAGGCCCGGGCCCGGCTGATCAGCGCGCTGCTGCCGAACGCGCTGGTGGCCGGCCCGATGGTGATGGCATGGCTGCAGACGACCGCGCACCGGCTGTGGACCGCCGACGGCCCCGCGGCGTGGCTGGCCGGGCCGGTCGCGGCGAGCGGGTTCGGGCTGATCGCGGCGCGCGGCGACTACCACAGCGGCTACCGCATCGCCCGGCACCTGCTGGCCGAGGCGGAGCGGCGCGGATGGGAGCGGTCCGCGGCGGAACTGCGGTTCATCCTGGTCTCGTGGACCGGGCACTGGCACGAACGGCTGGAGGACGTGCTGCCGGTCGCGCGGGCCGCGTTCACCGGGCTGACCCGCGCGGGTGCGACCACCCAGGCCGGGCTGGCGTGCAGCGGGCTGGCCGCCTACGTGCTCGACTCGGGCTCGCTGGAAGCACTGGAGGAGCAGGTCACCGGCGCGCTGCGGTATGCGCGGCGCACCGGGCACGCGCAGGCCGGGCTGATCCAGACCGCCTACCGGCAGTTCGTACGGGCGATGCAGGGCCGGACCCGCACGCCGGGCGGGTTCACCGACGACGGGTTCGACGAGGTCGCGCACCTGGCCACGGTGGCCGGTAACCCGCCGGCCGCACACACCGCGTACGCGCTGCGCGGGCTCGCCGCGCTGATCGCCGGCGACGACGAGGCGGCCCGGGCCGCGGTCGCGGAGGCCGCGGCACGGATCGACCGGAACCCCGGCTTCTACCTGGTCACCACGACCACCGTGCTGTGCGTACTGACCGGCGTGGACCTCGACCGGGCCGCCGGGTGGCTGGCGGCGCGCGCGGAGAGTGCACCCGGCAACTTCTCCCACCTGGCCTCGCTGGCCGAGGCGGAGCGCGCCCGCCGGGACGGCGACCGGTGGACCGCCACCGTGGCCTACGACCGGGCGCTGCGCGAGGTGAGCCGCCGGCGGCGCCCCTGGCACTACGCGGTCATCGCGGAGCGGGCGAGCGCGTTCCAGCTGGCCGAGGGCAACGAATACGCCGGGAACGGGCTGCTGCGGCTGGCCCGGGACGGGTACGCGGCGTGGGGCGCGACCGCGAAGGTCCGCGCGCTGGAGGCCGCGCACCAGTGGCTGCGCGGCCGGCCGGCCGAGTCGAGCCGGTCGGTGAGCAGCACCGGTGGACTGGACAACTCCGACCTCGACCTGCTCGGCGTGCTGGACGCGGCCCGCACGCTCAGCTCGGAGACCCGCGTCGACGCGCTGCGCGAACGCGTCGACGAGGTGCTGCGCGCGCTGACCGGCGCGACCGACGTGCTGCTGGTCGCCTCCGGCACGGACGCCGGCCCGCGTTCGGTGATCCGGTACGTGCAGCGCACGCACGCGGCCGTGGTGAGCGAGGACGCGGTGCGCGACGATCGGTTCGCGCGCGACGAGTACTTCGCGGGCGTGTCCCAGTGCGCGCTGCTGGCGCTGCCGGTGGTGACGCGCGGCGAGAACCGCGCGGTGCTGATCCTGGAGAACCGCAGCAGCCGCAACGCGTTCACCGCGGACCGGCTGGACGCGGTCCGGCTGGTCACCGGCCAGCTCGCCGTGTCGCTGGAGAACGCACAGCTGTACGCGTCGCTGGAGGCGAAGATCGCGGACCGGACGCGCGAGCTGGAGGAGGCGAACGCGCGGCTGGAGCAGCTCGCGGTGACCGACCCGCTGACCGGGCTGACCAACCGCCGCCGGCTGGACGCGCTGCTGACGGCCGAGTGGCGGCGGGCGGCGCGGCCGCGGCACCCGCTCTCGGTCGCGATGATCGACATCGATCACTTCAAGGGGTACAACGACCACTACGGCCACCAGGGCGGCGACCGCTGCCTGGCCACGGTTGCCGCGACCGTGGCCGCACACGTGCGCTCCACCGACCACGTGGCCCGCTACGGCGGCGAGGAGTTCTGCATCATCCTGCCGGAGACACCGCTCGCCGACGCACTGGTCGTGGCGGAACGGGTACGGTCCGCGGTGGAGGCACTCCACGAGCCGCATGCACTCGCACCGAACGGCATCGTCACGGTCAGCATCGGCGTGGCGGCCGCGCTCCCCCGCCCGGACGGCGACGTGGACACGCTGGTGAAGGCCGCGGACGAATGTCTCTACACCGCCAAACGCGCGGGCCGGAACAGGGTCTCCACGGACTGACAGAGATCCGATAGTGGTGTAAGGGCCGGTAGCGGCCTTGTGTGACGAGGTTTGACGCACCGGGTATCAACTCACTGGTTTCGTCCGGGTACGGTCCACTTCGTGTCCGACACCCCGCAGCGCGAGATCGCCGGCCGCTATCGACTCCTCCGCCCCCTCGGCCAGGGCGCCATGGGCCGTGTCTGGCTGGCACGCGACGAGATGCTGCAACGCGACGTCGCGCTCAAGGAGATCGTGCCCCCGGCCGGGCTGACCGGCGACGAGGTGCAGGAGCTCCGGGAGCGCGCGCTGCGCGAGGCACGCGCGATCGCGAAGGTCAGCCAGAGCAACGTGGTCCGCATCTTCGACGTGCTCCGCACGGGCGAGGAGCCGTGGATCGTGATGGAGTACGTCAACTCCACCTCGCTGCAGAAGGAGATCGCGACGAACGGGCCGATCACGCCGGCCCGCGCGGCGGAGATCGGGCTCCGGGTTCTGGGCGCGCTGCGGGCCGCTCACGCGGTCGGCGTGCTGCACCGCGACATCAAGCCGGCCAACGTGCTGCTCGGCGCGGACGGCCGGGTGGTGCTCACCGACTTCGGCCTGGCCACCGCGACCGACGACCCGGGCATGACGCGCACCGGCGTGGTGATGGGCTCACCGGCGTACCTCGCACCGGAGCGGGCCACCGGCGGGCAGGTCGGCGCGGCCGCGGACCTGTGGTCGCTTGGTGCCTCGCTGTACGCGGCCGTGGAGGGCCGCGCGCCGTACACCCGGCCGTCCTCGATAGCCACGCTGGCGGCGCTCGCCACCGAGCTGCCGCCGATGCCACAGAACGCCGGCCCGCTGCTGCCGGCGCTGGAGGGCCTGCTGCGCCGCGACCCGGCACGCCGGGTGGACGCGTTCGAGGCCGAGCGCCTGCTCCGGCACGCGCTGTCCGGCGCTCCCGCGCACGCCGGTTCCGGCATGCCGTCCGGCACCTGGGCCAACCCGGACGCGGCCGCGTCCGGTGGGAACAGCGCCGCGCACCAGCAGGCCGTGCCGGTCGGCACGCTGTCGCAAGCCCGGCACCGGCACGTGGTCGGCGGTCCGACCACGGTGCTGCCGTCCGCGACCACCCGCCCGGACGGCGGACCGACCGTGGAGATCCCGCCCGCGCCGTCCGTGCCGCTGCCCGGCTTCGGCGGCCCGCCGGCGCGTTCCCGCGGCGAGAACGGCTCGCTCTACCTGCTGATCGGCGCGCTCGTGGTAGTGCTGATCCTCGCGATCGTGCTCGGCATGCGCGTGTTCTACCCGTCGAACAGCGGCGGCAACATCAGGAACGAGCCGGACTTCACGCTGCCCACCCTCGCCACGTCCACGTCGCGGACGCCCACCGCCGCGCCGACGCCCACGCCGTCCCGGACCCGGAGCGCGCCGCCGTCGCCGACCCCGCCCGCGCCCACGTCCGCCGCGCCGCAGGTGATCACGCCGGTCGCCGCGGACCGCTCGCTGGTCAACGTGGGCAGCAACCGGTGCTTCGCGGTCGCCGGCAGCAACCCGGCCGCCACCGAGCCGATCCACATCTGGGACTGCGACGGCACGCCGGGCACCAAGTTCACGCTGCCCGGCACCGGCGCGCTGCAGGTGCTCGGCAACTGCATACAGGCGGACAGCCCGACCGTCGGCAGCCAGCTGCACATCGCGCCGTGCACCGGCGAGCTGTCCCAGACGTTCGGCCTCAGCGGGGGCGGCGACCTGATCAGCATCCAGAGCGGCAAGTGCCTGGACGTGACCGGCGGCATCTTCGCCAACGGCACGCCGGTACAGCTCTACGAGTGCAACGGCACGCCGGCGCAGAAGTGGTTGCTCAGCTGAGCGGCTCGTCAGCCCGCCACCGCCGCTCGAAGACGATGCGGTGGCGGTCGCCGGGCAGCACGTTGACCGTGCACTGCACCGGGCGGTCGTCCGCGGTGTAACCGGTGTCGTAGTGCAGTGCGACCGGCGTGCCCGGCCCCAGCCCGAGTCGGCGGATCTCGTCCGGCGTGGGCATACGGACGAAGATCTCGTCGACCGCGCGCTCCTGCCGGTGGCCCAGGCCGGCCAGTACCTCGTCGGTGCCGCGCGGGATGTAGGCCGGTGACATGATCTCCGAGTCCTTGACCAGGTCCAGCGGGAAGTGCGAGTCGTTGATGTTGACCGGCTCGCCGTTGATGAACCGCACCCGCCGCCGGATCACGACGGCGGTGCCCACGTCGACCCGTAGCCGCTCCGCCAGGTCCGGTGCGGCCTGCACCAGCGCGACCTCGATGTGCATGCTCGGCACCCGGCCCTCGTCGCTGATCTGCTGCGAGAACCGGTCCATCGTGGACCGGGACGGCATCGGCCGGGACTTCTCCTGCGGGCGGTAGAGCATCCGCTCCCACTCGCGCACGAAGTATCCGTGCGGCCGGCGTGCCACGATCAGCCCCTCGGCGACGAGCACGCCGAGCCCGCTGCGCACGGTCTGCCGTACCACGCCGAACTCCTCGGCGATCTCGTGCTCGGTGGGCAGCCGCACGCCGGGCGCCAGCTCACCGGACGCGATCTTGTCCCGATAGACGGCGGCGATCCGCCGATAGGTCGGCTCCATGCCCCTCCCCACATCGTCCAGACAATCTAAACCACAGCCTCTTTTCCCACGTCCGGCGTGGTGGCGTTCCGAGTGCTCCCGCGAGCACCGGTCCCGCGGTGGTCCCGCACACCTTGACCAGTTGCACTATATTGTCTAGTCAATCTAGTTTTGGAGGTGCACCGTGCACGCAGGAGAGATGACGGACGACCTGGCCACGCTGGTCGCGGTGGAGTCGCCGTCGACGGACGACGAGGCGCTGGCGGTCAGCGCGCGGGTGGTCGCCGCGCTCGGCACCCGGCTACTCGGCACCGCGCCGCAGCGGCACGGCCCCCACCTGGTCTGGCGGCACGGGCCGACCACGGTGCTGGTCGCCGGCCATCACGACACGGTCTGGCCGGTCGGCACGCTGGCCCGGTGGCCGTTCACGATCGACGGCGACCGCGCGACCGGCCCCGGCTGCTTCGACATGAAGG
This genomic interval carries:
- a CDS encoding molybdopterin-dependent oxidoreductase, which translates into the protein MSYSIDGTGTTATPRPGQCLRTFLREQGAFGVRKGCDTGDCGACTVWLDGTPVHSCVTPAFRARGREVTTVAGLADGDELHPVQRGFLAAQGFQCGFCTSGMIMTAAALDDAQRADLPHALKGNLCRCTGYRAIEDSINGVPHVADLEPGHAAGHNAPAPGGRAIVTGKALFTLDLPPAGLLHMKLLRSPHAHARIVAIDTSAALAVPGVRLVLTHEDAPKRLYSSARHEHMTDNPDDTRVLDDVVRHVGQRVAAVVAETVAAAEAGVRALVVDYEPLDAVFDPELAMRPGAPVIHDKPAEESRIAFPERNTVAEIHGNLGDVAAGFDEADVIYEQIFHTQRVQHAALETHGCVAWVDEHGALTVRTSTQVPFLTRQALCAVFNLPPEHVRVLTVRVGGGFGGKQEMLVEDVAALAALRLGRPVQLELTREEQFTGTTSRHPMAIWVRAGAREDGTLTALQLRVVSDTGAYANHAVGVLHHGCGESVAVYRCPNKKVDAYAVYTNTVPAGAFRGYGLSQTIFAIESAMDELARLLHLDPIAFRERNVVRPGDPMVSVSNELDDVEYGSYGLDQCLTLVRDALADAPEPAPGPGWLTGDGVALALINTIPPRGHHAEADLRLLEDGTYQLMVGTTEFGNGTSTVHVQLAATALNTTPDRVAIAQSDTALVAHDTGAYGSTGIVVAGKATLLAAEALRDRLRAAAAVLTTLEPAECELTADGVVCGDGTMLGLPELYRRAAEGGLPVAAHARSDGTPRSVAFNVHGFRVAVHPRTGEIKILKSVQAADAGVVMNPMQLVGQIEGGVAQAIGAAVYEEMRIDAGGHVVNPALRGYHVPQFADVPHTQVLVAKTEDALGPLGAKSMSESPFNPVAPALANALRDATGVRLTSLPLGRDRVWEALALAGVTADDPAGGPAHAVSVLAGLPEETAVERR
- a CDS encoding nucleoside deaminase, encoding MTDRRFLDQAVAAAVANVGTGGGPFGALVVRGGEVVATGVNQVTITLDPTAHAEVVAIRAACRALGTFKLDGCVLVSSCEPCPLCLAAALWARVDRVVYAADRHDAADAGFDDRAFYDLFARPRAEWQVPVVQADATDRVAPFTAWANRADRVDY
- a CDS encoding class I SAM-dependent methyltransferase is translated as MSEQSDKRPRVSWGADPVLGTPGEVTAALQRTVTALLRAPAGAPLRALEAGAGKRIRLDVPEDAYIVGVDTDDTAMHLNPRLHERVVGDLHDYAAPPDSFDLITCWYVLEHVERPEELIARFARMIAPGGLVVLAVPHLWSPKSLFTKLTPHAFHVWFRRRVLGFPNAGKPGYGPYPTTLRRTIAPAAIAALVARHGLAPVFEGYFEDEKQARFRRRLRITGRRWALVRGLVRALSLGLLDAARSEYVVVLRRDPARPRAGGDVRHRREAMTGPSGQ
- a CDS encoding diguanylate cyclase, with the translated sequence MVLVDEVLYESDRTLVTRRVTAGVVVKRLRGPGAEARARHERAMLTRAAGVPGVPALAESGDDDTLVLVDPGGGRTLGAALADGPLPVTDALRLATGLAGTLAGLHRRGLLHRDITPANVLLGPDGTTTLIDFGLATAQVEGPDAGRLIGTLAYVAPEQTGRTGRGVDQRADLYGLGATLYAALTGQAPFPEDDPLRLVHAILVAVPEEPAVRNENVPIVLSAIVMRLLEKEPDHRYQSAEGLAHDLDRVAARRLTGFTLGERDFPARLVAPPRPVGRAAELAALRTAVTTGVPLVTIGGPPGIGRSSLLAEIRPLAEDAGARFVSGRCDSRLAGGDGDGLREAFRALGGLLLTEPETVLAATRDRLREGTGENAPLITTLVPEFGLILGLDPGPEPGAVDPAQVENRLVQTTAAVLRAVASPAYPLVLALDDVDLAPQIAARSIEAVVAADPVPGVTLVVTHRAVGPVFAEAGGDALRLRLGGLTPDAVTRLITEVLRAPVADPAGLAAAVHERTGGHPAETLALLNELRATGTLRIGTDGWTWDADALRRHLGEGDAGERLATRIRALPEPAQELLTATVCLGGDAAPELLGAVSGRPAGAVLDALAPALDDGLAAFAGESVRIPHERVRDALRHGAVVARTGIARRLAASPAYRPAAAALLLDAEPLTGADDRALAGPLFAEAAAALRILDPERTERFLSAALRVDGGTDRNALLMLHVERHAALCRLGRSTEADEEYRYIETNCPDPIGRVPSACVQIGSLNGRVRFADALDLGSDLLGRIGVPVVREPGELRALADTGMARLAEWAAALPETGDPRPENRDRAHQARARLISALLPNALVAGPMVMAWLQTTAHRLWTADGPAAWLAGPVAASGFGLIAARGDYHSGYRIARHLLAEAERRGWERSAAELRFILVSWTGHWHERLEDVLPVARAAFTGLTRAGATTQAGLACSGLAAYVLDSGSLEALEEQVTGALRYARRTGHAQAGLIQTAYRQFVRAMQGRTRTPGGFTDDGFDEVAHLATVAGNPPAAHTAYALRGLAALIAGDDEAARAAVAEAAARIDRNPGFYLVTTTTVLCVLTGVDLDRAAGWLAARAESAPGNFSHLASLAEAERARRDGDRWTATVAYDRALREVSRRRRPWHYAVIAERASAFQLAEGNEYAGNGLLRLARDGYAAWGATAKVRALEAAHQWLRGRPAESSRSVSSTGGLDNSDLDLLGVLDAARTLSSETRVDALRERVDEVLRALTGATDVLLVASGTDAGPRSVIRYVQRTHAAVVSEDAVRDDRFARDEYFAGVSQCALLALPVVTRGENRAVLILENRSSRNAFTADRLDAVRLVTGQLAVSLENAQLYASLEAKIADRTRELEEANARLEQLAVTDPLTGLTNRRRLDALLTAEWRRAARPRHPLSVAMIDIDHFKGYNDHYGHQGGDRCLATVAATVAAHVRSTDHVARYGGEEFCIILPETPLADALVVAERVRSAVEALHEPHALAPNGIVTVSIGVAAALPRPDGDVDTLVKAADECLYTAKRAGRNRVSTD
- a CDS encoding serine/threonine protein kinase — translated: MSDTPQREIAGRYRLLRPLGQGAMGRVWLARDEMLQRDVALKEIVPPAGLTGDEVQELRERALREARAIAKVSQSNVVRIFDVLRTGEEPWIVMEYVNSTSLQKEIATNGPITPARAAEIGLRVLGALRAAHAVGVLHRDIKPANVLLGADGRVVLTDFGLATATDDPGMTRTGVVMGSPAYLAPERATGGQVGAAADLWSLGASLYAAVEGRAPYTRPSSIATLAALATELPPMPQNAGPLLPALEGLLRRDPARRVDAFEAERLLRHALSGAPAHAGSGMPSGTWANPDAAASGGNSAAHQQAVPVGTLSQARHRHVVGGPTTVLPSATTRPDGGPTVEIPPAPSVPLPGFGGPPARSRGENGSLYLLIGALVVVLILAIVLGMRVFYPSNSGGNIRNEPDFTLPTLATSTSRTPTAAPTPTPSRTRSAPPSPTPPAPTSAAPQVITPVAADRSLVNVGSNRCFAVAGSNPAATEPIHIWDCDGTPGTKFTLPGTGALQVLGNCIQADSPTVGSQLHIAPCTGELSQTFGLSGGGDLISIQSGKCLDVTGGIFANGTPVQLYECNGTPAQKWLLS
- a CDS encoding GntR family transcriptional regulator, with protein sequence MEPTYRRIAAVYRDKIASGELAPGVRLPTEHEIAEEFGVVRQTVRSGLGVLVAEGLIVARRPHGYFVREWERMLYRPQEKSRPMPSRSTMDRFSQQISDEGRVPSMHIEVALVQAAPDLAERLRVDVGTAVVIRRRVRFINGEPVNINDSHFPLDLVKDSEIMSPAYIPRGTDEVLAGLGHRQERAVDEIFVRMPTPDEIRRLGLGPGTPVALHYDTGYTADDRPVQCTVNVLPGDRHRIVFERRWRADEPLS